GCGCCGGGGAAGGGAAGCGGGACCAGGCACGGAAATGGTTCGAGCACCCTTCGATGGCAGCCGTGAGCACGTGCTACGACGACCGGGAGACGGAGCTGTCCCGCGCCCTCTGTGTGGAGGTGGGACTGGTCCTGGGAGAACACCCGCCCTCCCGTGTTCTCGATGTGGGCTGCGGCACCGGGGGGAGCCTCGCACGGATCCGTCAGCACCTACCCGACGCCGAGCTGGTCGGCATTGACCCCAGCGAGACCGCGGTACGGTCCGCCCGCCGCCTTCTGGGTCCCGGCCGAAGAATTCATGTCCACGCTGTTGCCGCCGAAGACCTGGCGGACCCGGCGGACCACCGCTTCGGCCGTTTCGACCTGATCCTGGTCCACCTGAGCCTGGCACTGATGCGCGATCCCTTCACCGTCGTACACGCCCTGGCCGGGATGCTGACACCGGGAGGCCACTGCTACGTCGTCGATCTCCTGCGCCCCGAGGACTGGGACGGCCGGACGGTCCCCGCTGCGCTCGGTGCTCGAGACGCCTCCGAACAGGCCTATCTGCGCGACCAGCTCGCCGCGTCCATGTCCCTGCCGGAACTCCGCGC
This genomic stretch from Streptomyces nigrescens harbors:
- a CDS encoding class I SAM-dependent methyltransferase, which codes for MSTCYDDRETELSRALCVEVGLVLGEHPPSRVLDVGCGTGGSLARIRQHLPDAELVGIDPSETAVRSARRLLGPGRRIHVHAVAAEDLADPADHRFGRFDLILVHLSLALMRDPFTVVHALAGMLTPGGHCYVVDLLRPEDWDGRTVPAALGARDASEQAYLRDQLAASMSLPELRAVAAEVERQVLDVRSEVYQGGLGGHGPGTPQARRIWARAPRIGGLLASAGARPGSGAQMNTVAHLVLRRNGGGER